One genomic region from Streptomyces venezuelae encodes:
- the nuoE gene encoding NADH-quinone oxidoreductase subunit NuoE, with protein MTENVSLGMPQLPAPAYPAEVHARLEQDAREIIARYPDSRSALLPMLHLVQSEEGHVTRTGMQFCADLLGLTTAEVTAVATFYSMYRRKPSGDYQVGVCTNTLCAVMGGDAIFEELKQHLAVGNNETTDDGKITLEHIECNAACDFAPVVMVNWEFFDNQTPESAKRMVDDLRAGRTVEPTRGAPLCTFKETARILAGFPDERPGAVEATGGAGPASLVGLRLAKGEAPHHRIVHPRGEATRQEGE; from the coding sequence ATGACGGAGAACGTCAGCCTGGGGATGCCCCAGCTCCCCGCCCCCGCGTACCCGGCCGAGGTCCACGCGCGTCTGGAGCAGGACGCGCGGGAGATCATCGCCCGCTACCCGGACTCCCGCTCCGCGCTCCTGCCGATGCTGCACCTCGTGCAGTCGGAGGAGGGCCATGTGACCCGTACCGGCATGCAGTTCTGCGCCGACCTCCTCGGCCTGACGACCGCCGAGGTCACCGCCGTCGCCACCTTCTACTCGATGTACCGGCGCAAGCCCTCCGGCGACTACCAGGTCGGCGTCTGTACGAACACGCTCTGCGCCGTCATGGGTGGCGACGCCATCTTCGAGGAGCTCAAGCAGCACCTCGCCGTCGGCAACAACGAGACGACCGACGACGGCAAGATCACCCTCGAGCACATCGAGTGCAACGCGGCCTGCGACTTCGCACCGGTCGTGATGGTCAACTGGGAGTTCTTCGACAACCAGACCCCGGAGTCCGCCAAGAGGATGGTGGACGACCTGCGGGCCGGACGGACCGTCGAACCCACCCGCGGCGCCCCCCTCTGCACCTTCAAGGAGACCGCCCGCATCCTCGCCGGCTTCCCCGACGAGCGCCCCGGCGCCGTCGAGGCCACCGGCGGAGCGGGCCCCGCCTCCCTCGTCGGACTGCGACTGGCCAAGGGCGAGGCGCCCCACCACCGAATCGTCCACCCGCGCGGTGAGGCAACCCGTCAGGAGGGGGAGTGA
- a CDS encoding NADH-quinone oxidoreductase subunit D — translation MNTPSASPRETTEGAVYTVTGGDWEEVVQSAAKADDERIIVNMGPQHPSTHGVLRLILEIDGETVTEARCGIGYLHTGIEKNLEYRTWTQGTTFVTRMDYLTSFYNETAYCLGVEKLLGITEQIPDRASVIRVLLMELNRLSSHLVCIATGGMELGATTIMIYGFRDREMILDLYELITGLRMNHAFIRPGGLAQDLPPGAVDAVREFVKTMKKNLPEYDKLATGNPIFKARMQDVGYLDLTGCMALGATGPILRSAGLPHDLRKTDPYCGYEDYEFDVPTADTCDSYGRFLVRLEEMRQSLRIVEQCLDRLAPGPVMVGDKKIAWPAQLALGPDGLGNSLDHIKKIMGTSMEALIHHFKLVTEGFRVPAGQAYAAVESPKGELGVHVVSDGGTRPFRVHFRDPSFTNLQAMAAMCEGGQVADVIVAVASIDPVMGGVDR, via the coding sequence GTGAACACCCCGTCCGCCTCCCCCCGGGAGACGACAGAAGGCGCCGTCTACACGGTGACCGGCGGCGACTGGGAAGAGGTCGTCCAGTCCGCCGCCAAGGCCGACGACGAGCGCATCATCGTCAACATGGGCCCGCAGCACCCGTCCACCCACGGCGTGCTCCGGCTCATCCTGGAGATCGACGGCGAGACCGTCACCGAGGCCCGCTGCGGCATCGGCTACCTCCACACCGGCATCGAGAAGAACCTCGAGTACCGGACCTGGACGCAGGGCACCACCTTCGTCACGCGCATGGACTACCTCACCTCGTTCTACAACGAGACGGCGTACTGCCTCGGCGTGGAGAAGCTCCTCGGCATCACCGAGCAGATCCCGGACCGCGCCAGCGTCATCCGCGTCCTGCTCATGGAGCTCAACCGGCTCTCCTCGCACCTGGTGTGCATCGCCACCGGCGGCATGGAGCTCGGCGCCACCACGATCATGATCTACGGCTTCCGGGACCGCGAGATGATCCTGGACCTGTACGAGCTGATCACCGGCCTGCGCATGAACCACGCGTTCATCCGCCCCGGCGGCCTCGCCCAGGACCTGCCGCCCGGCGCCGTCGACGCCGTCCGCGAGTTCGTGAAGACCATGAAGAAGAACCTGCCGGAGTACGACAAGCTCGCCACCGGCAACCCCATCTTCAAGGCCCGCATGCAGGACGTCGGCTACCTCGACCTCACCGGCTGCATGGCCCTCGGTGCCACCGGACCGATCCTGCGCTCCGCGGGCCTCCCGCACGACCTGCGCAAGACCGACCCGTACTGCGGCTACGAGGACTACGAGTTCGACGTCCCGACCGCCGACACCTGCGACTCCTACGGACGCTTCCTCGTCCGCCTGGAGGAGATGCGGCAGTCGCTGCGGATCGTCGAGCAGTGCCTCGACCGCCTCGCGCCGGGCCCGGTCATGGTCGGCGACAAGAAGATCGCCTGGCCCGCGCAGCTCGCGCTCGGACCCGACGGCCTCGGCAACTCCCTCGACCACATCAAGAAGATCATGGGCACCTCCATGGAGGCCCTGATCCACCACTTCAAGCTGGTCACCGAGGGCTTCCGGGTCCCCGCCGGGCAGGCCTACGCGGCCGTCGAGTCCCCCAAGGGCGAGCTCGGCGTCCACGTCGTCTCCGACGGCGGCACCCGCCCCTTCCGGGTCCACTTCCGCGACCCGTCCTTCACCAACCTCCAGGCCATGGCCGCGATGTGCGAGGGCGGCCAGGTCGCCGACGTCATCGTCGCCGTCGCCTCCATCGACCCCGTGATGGGAGGCGTCGACCGATGA
- a CDS encoding NADH-quinone oxidoreductase subunit C encodes MSDETPNPEKDLSAQNLPGQRGEHGEEVRLQRGMFGANNGGDTSGYSGLVRSIRLPGPATRPYGGWFDEVADELEGALEEQGLLPANAIGKTVVDRDELTFHIEREHLVRVARTLRDDPALRFELCTGVSGVHYPGDKGRELHAVYHLRSLTHGRLIRLEVSAPDADPRIPSLVAVYPTNDWHERETYDFFGIVFDGHPALTRIMMPDDWQGHPQRKDYPLGGIAVEYKGAQIPAPDQRRSYS; translated from the coding sequence GTGAGCGACGAGACACCCAATCCCGAGAAGGACCTCAGCGCGCAGAACCTGCCGGGGCAGCGCGGGGAACACGGCGAGGAGGTTCGCCTCCAGCGTGGCATGTTCGGTGCCAACAACGGCGGCGACACGTCCGGCTACAGCGGCCTCGTCCGCTCGATCCGCCTCCCCGGCCCGGCCACCCGCCCGTACGGCGGCTGGTTCGACGAGGTCGCCGACGAACTCGAAGGCGCACTGGAGGAGCAGGGACTGCTCCCCGCCAACGCCATCGGGAAGACGGTCGTCGACCGCGACGAGCTCACCTTCCACATCGAGCGCGAGCACCTCGTCCGCGTCGCCCGCACCCTCCGCGACGACCCGGCGCTCCGCTTCGAGCTCTGCACCGGCGTCTCCGGCGTCCACTACCCCGGGGACAAGGGCCGCGAGCTGCACGCCGTCTACCACCTGCGCTCGCTCACCCACGGCAGGCTGATCCGCCTGGAGGTCTCGGCGCCCGACGCCGACCCGCGCATCCCTTCCCTCGTCGCCGTCTATCCGACGAACGACTGGCACGAGCGCGAGACGTACGACTTCTTCGGCATCGTCTTCGACGGCCACCCCGCCCTCACCCGGATCATGATGCCGGACGACTGGCAGGGCCACCCGCAGCGCAAGGACTACCCCCTCGGCGGCATCGCCGTCGAGTACAAGGGCGCCCAGATCCCGGCTCCGGACCAGCGGAGGTCGTACTCGTGA
- a CDS encoding NuoB/complex I 20 kDa subunit family protein → MGLEEKLPSGFLLTTVEQAAGWVRKASVFPATFGLACCAIEMMTTGAGRYDLARFGMEVFRGSPRQADLMIVAGRVSQKMAPVLRQVYDQMPNPKWVISMGVCASSGGMFNNYAIVQGVDHIVPVDIYLPGCPPRPEMLLDAILKLHQKIQTSKLGVNAEEAAREAEEAALKALPTIELKGLLR, encoded by the coding sequence ATGGGACTCGAAGAGAAACTCCCGAGCGGCTTTCTGCTGACGACGGTCGAACAGGCCGCGGGCTGGGTGCGCAAGGCGTCCGTGTTCCCCGCGACCTTCGGCCTCGCCTGCTGCGCCATCGAGATGATGACCACCGGCGCCGGCCGGTACGACCTGGCCCGCTTCGGCATGGAGGTCTTCCGCGGCTCACCGCGCCAGGCCGACCTCATGATCGTCGCCGGCCGCGTCAGCCAGAAGATGGCGCCGGTCCTGCGGCAGGTCTACGACCAGATGCCCAACCCCAAGTGGGTCATCTCGATGGGCGTCTGCGCCTCCTCGGGCGGCATGTTCAACAACTACGCGATCGTGCAGGGCGTCGACCACATCGTGCCCGTCGACATCTACCTGCCCGGCTGTCCGCCGCGGCCGGAGATGCTCCTCGACGCGATCCTCAAGCTCCACCAGAAGATCCAGACCTCCAAGCTCGGCGTGAACGCCGAGGAGGCGGCCCGGGAGGCGGAGGAAGCGGCGTTGAAGGCGCTGCCGACCATTGAGTTGAAGGGTCTGCTCCGGTGA